One genomic segment of Amycolatopsis sp. WQ 127309 includes these proteins:
- a CDS encoding MFS transporter — translation MTATEDTGIRWGTHAARGVLATTILGSGMAMLDGTIVNVALPRIGTELGASVAGLQWILDGYMLALAALILVAGSLGDRYGRRRMYLIGVVWFGVASGLCAAATSTEMLVATRILQGIGGALLTPGSLAILQSSFAHDARARAIGAWSGLGGIAAAAGPLLGGLLVQLWSWRLAFLINVPIAVAVVFMARKFVPESRDEEATGHPDFGAAALGAIGLAGITGALVEAPGRGIGDPIVLVAGVLGIAGLAAFVFVQHRSREPLVPPSLFRDRTFTLSNALTFAMYAALGGVLMLMVMQLQVSLGYSPTAAGLSGLPLTVIMLLLSGRSGALAQRIGPRTQLVVGPIVVGIGMLLMLRIAPGASYLGAVLPAVVVFGLGLATVVAPVTATVLAAAPDRYAGVASGVNNAIARSGGLLAVAVLPAAAGLTGEAYNDPVALTAGWRTALIICAVLAIAGGLIALGIHNGVLAPPTPAPAPPAAPPVADESPHLGECFSCGVEGPPTHVRRGAPAAGS, via the coding sequence GTGACAGCCACCGAAGACACCGGGATCCGGTGGGGGACGCACGCCGCGCGCGGCGTGCTCGCCACGACCATCCTCGGCTCCGGCATGGCGATGCTCGACGGCACGATCGTCAACGTCGCCCTGCCCCGCATCGGCACCGAGCTGGGGGCGTCCGTCGCCGGGCTCCAGTGGATCCTCGACGGCTACATGCTGGCGCTCGCCGCGCTCATCCTGGTCGCCGGCTCGCTCGGCGACCGGTACGGCCGGCGCCGCATGTACCTCATCGGCGTCGTCTGGTTCGGCGTCGCGTCCGGGCTGTGCGCCGCCGCGACGTCGACCGAGATGCTCGTCGCGACGCGCATCCTGCAGGGCATCGGCGGCGCGCTCCTGACGCCCGGATCACTGGCGATCCTCCAGTCGTCCTTCGCGCACGACGCGCGCGCCCGCGCGATCGGCGCGTGGTCCGGCCTCGGCGGCATCGCGGCCGCCGCCGGGCCGCTGCTCGGCGGGCTGCTGGTCCAGCTGTGGTCGTGGCGGCTGGCGTTCCTGATCAACGTGCCGATCGCGGTCGCCGTCGTCTTCATGGCGCGCAAGTTCGTGCCCGAGTCGCGGGACGAGGAAGCGACCGGGCACCCGGACTTCGGCGCCGCCGCGCTCGGCGCGATCGGCCTCGCCGGGATCACCGGCGCGCTGGTCGAGGCGCCGGGACGCGGCATCGGCGACCCGATCGTGCTGGTCGCGGGCGTGCTGGGGATCGCGGGGCTGGCCGCGTTCGTGTTCGTCCAGCACCGCTCGCGGGAGCCGCTGGTGCCGCCGTCGCTGTTCCGCGACCGGACGTTCACCCTGTCCAACGCGCTGACCTTCGCCATGTACGCGGCACTCGGCGGCGTGCTGATGCTGATGGTCATGCAGCTGCAGGTCTCGCTCGGCTACTCGCCGACCGCGGCCGGCCTGTCCGGGCTGCCGCTCACGGTGATCATGCTGCTGCTCTCGGGCCGCTCGGGCGCGCTCGCGCAGCGCATCGGCCCGCGGACGCAGCTGGTGGTCGGGCCGATCGTCGTCGGCATCGGGATGCTGCTGATGCTGCGCATCGCGCCCGGCGCGTCCTACCTCGGGGCCGTGCTGCCCGCGGTCGTCGTGTTCGGGCTGGGCCTGGCGACCGTGGTGGCCCCGGTGACCGCGACGGTGCTCGCCGCGGCCCCGGACCGCTACGCCGGCGTCGCGTCGGGCGTCAACAACGCGATCGCCCGCTCCGGCGGCCTGCTGGCGGTGGCGGTGCTGCCCGCCGCGGCCGGGCTGACCGGCGAGGCGTACAACGACCCGGTCGCGCTGACCGCGGGCTGGCGGACGGCGTTGATCATCTGCGCGGTCCTGGCCATCGCCGGCGGGCTGATCGCGCTCGGCATCCACAACGGCGTCCTCGCGCCGCCCACCCCCGCGCCCGCGCCGCCGGCCGCGCCTCCGGTCGCCGACGAGTCGCCCCACCTGGGCGAGTGCTTCAGCTGCGGCGTCGAGGGCCCGCCGACACACGTGCGCCGAGGGGCCCCGGCCGCCGGCTCCTGA
- a CDS encoding SIS domain-containing protein: protein MMTEQRPGEHMAAEIAQQPDVLAGLVERQAEIAGVAEKISQRPPRFALLAARGSSDHAALYAKYLIEVMLGLPAGLVSPSTATLYGARPDLRDVLFVTVSQSGGSPDLIEVTETARRQGALTVSVTNTPESPLRAASELGIDIGAGVETAVAATKTYSATLMALYLLIDAVRGGKAADAEKIGELAQQTLDGSVEGVQRAVDRYRFVDRVLTTGRGYSYASALEGALKLAETSYLAARAYSGADLLHGPVAAVNGETAVLAVTSAGHGGQAMHEVLEAVGKRGADVLAVGSAASEVPAALRIDVAPTVEELAPILEILPLQRLALGLSLARGGDPDSPRGLLKVTKTR from the coding sequence ATGATGACCGAACAACGGCCCGGCGAGCACATGGCCGCGGAGATCGCCCAGCAGCCGGACGTCTTGGCCGGACTGGTCGAGCGTCAGGCGGAAATCGCCGGGGTGGCGGAAAAGATCTCACAACGCCCCCCGCGCTTCGCTTTGCTCGCCGCGCGTGGATCGAGTGACCACGCAGCGTTGTATGCGAAGTACCTGATCGAGGTAATGCTCGGCCTTCCGGCTGGTCTTGTCTCACCGTCCACGGCGACGCTGTACGGCGCGCGGCCCGATTTGCGGGACGTGCTGTTCGTCACGGTCAGCCAGAGCGGTGGCTCACCTGACCTGATCGAGGTGACCGAGACGGCCCGGCGCCAGGGCGCGCTGACCGTGTCCGTCACCAACACGCCCGAGTCACCGCTGCGCGCGGCGTCGGAGCTCGGCATCGACATCGGCGCCGGTGTCGAGACGGCCGTCGCCGCGACCAAGACGTACTCCGCCACCCTGATGGCGCTGTACCTGCTGATCGACGCGGTGCGCGGCGGCAAGGCGGCCGACGCCGAGAAGATCGGCGAGCTGGCCCAGCAGACCCTCGACGGCTCCGTCGAGGGCGTCCAGCGCGCGGTCGACCGCTACCGCTTCGTGGACCGCGTCCTCACGACCGGCCGCGGTTACTCCTACGCGTCCGCGCTCGAAGGCGCGCTCAAGCTGGCCGAGACCAGCTACCTCGCCGCCCGCGCGTACAGCGGCGCGGACCTGCTGCACGGCCCGGTCGCGGCGGTCAACGGCGAGACCGCCGTGCTCGCGGTGACCAGCGCCGGGCACGGCGGCCAGGCGATGCACGAGGTCCTCGAGGCCGTCGGCAAGCGCGGCGCGGACGTCCTCGCCGTCGGCTCGGCCGCCTCCGAGGTGCCCGCGGCGCTGCGCATCGACGTCGCGCCGACCGTCGAGGAGCTGGCGCCGATCCTGGAGATCCTGCCGCTCCAGCGGCTCGCGCTCGGCCTGTCGCTGGCCCGCGGCGGCGACCCGGACA
- a CDS encoding GntR family transcriptional regulator translates to MLDTTTAGEAGAVAGMRGQREPKYWALKQHLLDLLDVLPPGSPIPTERALAGEFTVSRTTVRQALADLTAEGRLHRVQGKGTFAAEPKLAQRLQLSSYTEDMRKQGLKPSSKLLEVEELPVEGDLAKLLGIRTGAKILRLRRLRLADSQPMALETTHLPLGRFRGLRKHVSAGASLYAVLREHYGVELERAEETIETSLAGPQEAEMLGADVGMPVLMLTRHSFATDGKPVEFARAIYRGDRYKFVTTLMP, encoded by the coding sequence ATGTTGGACACCACCACCGCGGGCGAGGCGGGTGCCGTCGCCGGGATGCGCGGTCAGCGAGAGCCCAAGTACTGGGCACTGAAACAGCACCTGCTGGACCTGCTCGACGTGCTGCCGCCCGGGTCGCCGATCCCGACGGAACGCGCGCTCGCCGGGGAGTTCACGGTCTCCCGCACCACCGTGCGCCAGGCGCTGGCCGACCTCACCGCCGAGGGCCGGCTGCACCGTGTGCAGGGAAAAGGCACCTTTGCGGCCGAGCCGAAGCTCGCCCAGCGGCTGCAGTTGTCCTCCTACACCGAGGACATGCGCAAGCAGGGCCTGAAGCCGTCGTCCAAGCTCCTGGAAGTCGAGGAGCTCCCGGTCGAGGGCGATCTGGCGAAACTGCTCGGAATCCGGACGGGCGCGAAAATTCTTCGCCTTCGACGGCTTCGACTGGCGGATTCCCAGCCGATGGCACTGGAGACGACGCACCTGCCGCTGGGCCGCTTCCGCGGTTTGCGCAAGCACGTCTCGGCGGGCGCGTCGTTGTACGCCGTTCTGCGTGAGCACTACGGCGTCGAACTGGAACGCGCGGAGGAGACGATCGAGACGTCGCTCGCCGGGCCGCAGGAAGCGGAGATGCTCGGGGCGGACGTCGGCATGCCGGTGCTGATGCTGACGCGGCACTCGTTCGCCACCGATGGCAAGCCGGTGGAGTTCGCCCGCGCGATCTACCGGGGGGACCGCTACAAGTTCGTCACGACGCTGATGCCGTAG